One genomic region from Epinephelus fuscoguttatus linkage group LG6, E.fuscoguttatus.final_Chr_v1 encodes:
- the LOC125890914 gene encoding nuclear factor 7, brain-like, which translates to MAERALLESYLICHECSEIFRDPVSLGCHHSFCSSCLQKRWEQAKNKNCPICKRKSSMDEPGPNLLLKKMSDSYVGIQRTGTSEIEMGERKLMLVCSEHQEEPKFFCEDEDRAVCPVCKFSPHKSHKVVPIKQKVSDLKDQLKSDLKSLQDKRDKYKQVEKTYDEMSQHSKKQLFRAEFNKLHQFLKEEEESRVAALREEEEQKGKTIKREMKMIQKQISSLSDSISAVEEELQKHMVPFLSSYKDTQSRARVQCSLSDPQLVSGTLIDVAKHLGNLSFRVWEKMRVKVHFSPVVLDPNTAGHCLRLSDDLTSVREGHKNQQLPDNPERCTNYANILGSEGFSSGEHSWEVEVGDHPRWNIGLANESIDRKGKRYATPDCGVWCLWHGYGKYTNGDGRTVTVKKSLQRVRVQLNYDKGEVSFYDSEDMSHIYTHRDTFTEKLFPYFFIGEAGDAKTAEIKICQTEISL; encoded by the coding sequence ATGGCTGAGCGAGCTCTCCTCGAAAGTTATTTGATTTGCCATGAGTGTTCAGAGATTTTCAGAGATCCTGTGTCTCTGGGCTGCCACCACAGCTTCTGTTCAAGCTGCCTGCAAAAACGCTGGGaacaagctaaaaacaaaaactgtcccATTTGTAAAAGAAAATCCTCAATGGACGAACCAGGACCGAACcttttactgaaaaaaatgtctgaCTCCTATGTTGGAATACAGAGAACTGGAACATCTGAGATAGAAATGGGAGAAAGGAAACTAATGTTGGTGTGTAGCGAGCATCAAGAAGAGCCTAAATTTTTCTGTGAGGATGAAGACAGAGCTGTGTGTCCTGTCTGTAAGTTTTCTCCTCACAAGAGTCACAAGGTGGTTCCCATAAAACAAAAAGTCAGTGACCTGAAAGACCAGCTGAAATCTGACTTAAAGTCTCTGCAGGACAAGAGGGACAAATACAAACAAGTGGAGAAAACATACGATGAAATGAGTCAACACTCCAAGAAGCAGCTGTTCAGAGCGGAGTTCAACAAGCTCCACCAGTTcctgaaagaggaagaggagtccAGAGTGGCAGCtctgagggaggaagaggagcagaaggGAAAGACTataaagagagagatgaagatgaTTCAGAAGCagatctcctctctgtctgacaGTATCTCTGCTGTTGAGGAAGAGCTGCAGAAACACATGGTGCCATTCCTCAGCAGTTATAAAGACACTCAGAGCAGAGCCAGAGTCCAGTGCTCACTGTCAGATCCACAGCTGGTCTCAGGAACGCTGATAGATGTGGCCAAACACCTGGGCAACCTGTCCTTCAGAGTCTGGGAGAAGATGAGGGTGAAGGTCCACTTCAGTCCCGTCGTTCTGGACCCGAACACTGCAGGCCACTGTCTCCGTCTGTCTGATGATCTGACCAGTGTGAGAGAGGGACACAAAAACCAGCAGCTTCCTGACAATCCAGAAAGATGCACTAATTACGCCAATATTCTGGGCTCTGAGGGGTTCAGCTCAGGAGAGCACAgctgggaggtggaggtgggagaTCATCCTCGCTGGAATATAGGTTTGGCTAATGAGTCTATTGACAGAAAGGGAAAGAGATATGCCACACCGGACTGTGGAGTCTGGTGTTTATGGCATGGCTATGGAAAATACACTAATGGAGATGGTAGGACTGTGACAGTGAAGAAGAGTCTGCAGCGGGTCAGAGTCCAGCTGAACTATGACAAGGGGGAGGTGTCTTTCTATGACTCTGAGGACATGAgtcacatctacacacacagagacactttcACCGAGAAACTCTTCCCATATTTCTTTATTGGAGAGGCCGGTGATGCTAAAACTGCTGAGATCAAAATCTGTCAGACTGAGATTTCTTTGTGA
- the LOC125889671 gene encoding uncharacterized protein LOC125889671, which yields MSSLECLREFVNDRLTAALEEIFGVFEKTIVEYEEEINRQRRLLDMVWNPEVKLHRIELPQQHVCKQEEVLTDQERSFSLDQEDPEPPQIKEEEEELYTSQEGEQLKLKEEADTFMLTPAHEESDHSEDQTLDCSTVETQSVEMEKPQSYISVLSSVVPEPTFDHQLLCHDSHVAESHDQTRGKHQDSGSSRDAEPEPQNHHHNSNSHCINVFNATTTITHCTSQTVKNSFKCDTCEKAFRYKSLLQRHLIIHTGEKPHSCDTCGKRFSRTSILNAHMRTHTGQKPYSCNTCGKRFSQTSTLSAHIRIHTGEKPYSCNTCGKRFSRTSLLNSHSTVHTGKKPHTCNTCGKRFSRPSLLNAHATVHTGEKPYSCNTCGKRFSRTKQLNAHLRVHTGEKPYSCKTCGKRFSWTSQLKNHRKVHVGENPCDNILSNVHGSAPGYTAEMLLPCEPGRSLRSSDRALLAVLQSWLKTKGDEAFAVKAPQLWNSMPEDQRLSESIIRQTETVACSVRVQNDGTEVDLHPHLLPDSEGQVAQSCHSGLLFLFQELVELVELRSEQLLLGVLTHFIVWSLIFTVVTVLIRSDHKGISLLLQLKLLTLLTGAELLRLLFDLWRLWVLLVQTGAPLLVSENLLLLTDMLMSSVESLREFVKERLTAAAEEIFRVFEESIVKYEEEISRQRKLLDIVGKPEVKLLGAELPQQHVCKKEEVLADQQFCIQERSSSLDQEDPEPPQIKEEEEELCISQEGEQLELKEEADTFMLTPTHEDSDHGEDQTLDSNPDETLSAEEKECVANMPVINSVVSEAHSDHQVLSHSSHVAESKEQKEGKHGDSGLAEDAETKLKRRCHKIRSHSNDVSNSNLSEIDRNTHTPKRSSECDKCGKDFKYKSQLQKHMRTHTGEKPYSCKTCGKDFTCSSVLSVHMRTHTGERPYLCTTCGKRFRGKSVLNNHMRTHTGEKPYSCNTCGKIFRQTSSLNIHLRTHTGEKPYSCKTCGKAFKCSSNLNVHTRTHTGVKPYVCKTCDRGFCDISGLIRHMTVHTGEKPHTCKTCGRGFTASRDLTIHIRRDHTGEKLYVCETCGEGCLDASNLADHMRTHTGK from the exons ATGTCTTCACTTGAGTGTCTGAGAGAGTTTGTCAATGATCGACTAACCGCTGCTTTGGAGGAAATATTCGGAGTTTTTGAGAAAACCATCGTCGAGTACGAGGAAGAGATCAACCGTCAGCGCAGACTGTTGGATATGGTGTGGAACCCTGAAGTCAAGTTACACAGGATAG AGCTCCCACAGCAACATGTGTGTAAGCAGGAGGAGGTTCTCACTGACCAGGAGAGGAGCTTCAgtctggaccaggaggacccagagcctccacagattaaagaggaagaggaggaactcTACaccagtcaggagggagagcagcttaaACTGAAGGAGGAGGCTGATACCTTTATGTtgactcctgctcatgaggAAAGTGACCACAGTGAAGATCAGACTCTGGACTGCAGCACTGTTGAAACTCAGAGTGTGGAGATGGAAAAGCCTCAAAGCTACATTTCAGTTTTAAGCTCTGTGGTACCAGAACCAACTTTTGACCACCAGCTCCTCTGTCACGACTCTCATGTAGCTGAGAGCCACGATCAGACAAGAGGCAAACACCAAGACTCAGGATCAAGTAGAGATGCAGAGCCAGAACCACAGAATCATCATCACAACAGCAACAGTCACTGCATCAATGTATTTAACGCCACTACGACAATAACTCACTGTACTTCTCAAACTGTTAAAAACTCTTTCAAATGTGACACGTGTGAGAAAGCCTTTAGGTATAAGTCACTTTTGCAGAGACACCTGATaatacacacaggtgagaaaccaCATTCTTGTGACacgtgtgggaaaagatttagCCGGACATCTATACTGAACGCTCATATGAGAACTCACACAGGTCAGAAGCCATATTCTTGCAACACCTGCGGGAAGAGATTCAGCCAGACATCAACATTAAGCGCTCATATAAGAATACACACTGGTGAGAAACCATATTCTTGCAACACCTGTGGGAAAAGATTCAGTCGGACATCACTATTGAACTCTCACTCGACAGTCCATACAGGGAAGAAACCGCACACTTGCAACACTTGTGGGAAAAGGTTCAGTCGGCCATCGCTGTTGAACGCTCATGCAACggtccacacaggtgagaaaccaTATTCCTGCAACACTTGTGGGAAAAGATTCAGTCGGACAAAGCAACTGAACGCTCATTTAAGAGTCCACACGGGTGAGAAGCCATATAGCtgcaaaacatgtgggaaaAGATTCAGTTGGACATCACAGCTGAAGAATCATAGAAAAGTCCATGTAGGTGAGAACCCATGTGACAACATCCTGAGCAATGTT CATGGTTCAGCCCCAGGCTACACTGCTGAGATGCTTCTCCCCTGTGAGCCAGGTCGCAGCCTCAGATCCTCAGACAGGGCTCTGCTGGCTGTTCTTCAGTCCTGGCTCAAAACTAAAGGTGACGAGGCTTTTGCAGTCAAGGCCCCTCAGCTCTGGAACTCCATGCCTGAGGATCAGAGGCTTTCAGAATCA ATCATCAGACAGACGGAGACAGTGGCCTGCAGTGTTCGGGTCCAGAACGACGGGACTGAAGTGGACCTTCACCCTCATCTTCTCCCAGACTCTGAAGGACAGGTTGCCCAG aGCTGCCACTCTggactcctcttcctctttcaggAACTGGTGGAGCTTGTTGAACTCCGCTCTGAACAGCTGCTTCTTGGAGTGTTGACTCATTTCATC GTATGGAGTCTGATCTTCACTGTTGTCACTGTCCTCATAAGGAGCGATCATAAAGGTATCAGCCTCCTCCTTCAGCTCAAGCTGCTCACCCTCCTGACTGGTGCAGAGCTCCTCCGGCTCCTCTTTGatctgtggaggctctgggtcctcctggtccagacTGGAGCTCCTCTCCTGGTCAGCGagaacctcctcctcctgacagaCATGTTG ATGTCTTCAGTTGAGTCTTTGAGAGAGTTTGTCAAAGAGagactaactgctgctgctgaagaaatattCAGAGTTTTTGAAGAAAGTATCGTGAAGTACGAGGAAGAGATCAGTCGCCAGCGCAAACTGCTGGACATCGTTGGGAAACCTGAAGTAAAGTTACTCGGGGCAG AGCTCCCACAGCAACATGTCTGTAAGAAGGAGGAGGTGCTCGCTGACCAGCAGTTCTGTATTCAGGAGAGGAGCTCCAGTCTGGACCaagaggacccagagcctccacagattaaagaggaagaggaggaactctgcatcagtcaggagggagagcaacTTGAACTGAAGGAGGAGGCTGATACCTTTATGTTGACTCCTACTCATGAGGACAGTGACCACGGTGAAGATCAGACTCTGGACTCAAATCCTGATGAAACTCTAAGTGCAGAGGAGAAGGAGTGTGTAGCCAACATGCCAGTTATAAACTCTGTGGTATCAGAAGCACACAGTGACCACCAGGTCCTCTCTCACAGCTCTCATGTAGCTGAGAGCAAAGAGCAGAAAGAAGGCAAGCATGGAGACTCGGGATTAGCTGAAGACGCAGAGACAAAACTAAAGAGAAGATGTCACAAAATCAGAAGTCACAGTAACGATGTTAGCAACTCTAACTTGTCAGAGATTGACCGTAATACTCACACACCTAAACGGTCTTCTGAATGTGACAAATGTGGAAAAGATTTCAAGTATAAGTCACAACTGCAGAAAcacatgagaacacacacaggtgaaaaACCATATTCTTGCAAAACATGTGGCAAAGACTTCACATGTAGCAGTGTCCTGAGTGTCCACATGAGGACCCACACAGGGGAGCGGCCGTACCTTTGCACGACCTGCGGGAAAAGATTCCGTGGCAAATCGGTATTGAATAATCACATGAGAACCCACACGGGTGAAAAACCATACTCTTGCAACACATGTGGCAAAATATTCCGTCAGACATCCTCACTGAACATTCATCTAAGAACCCACACAGGCGAGAAGCCGTACTCCtgcaaaacatgtgggaaaGCTTTCAAATGTAGCAGCAACTTAAATGTCCACACGAGAACCCACACGGGTGTGAAGCCGTACGTCTGCAAGACATGCGACAGAGGGTTCTGTGACATTTCAGGATTGATAAGGCATATGACAGTCCACACAGGCGAGAAACCACATacttgcaaaacatgtgggagAGGTTTCACAGCTAGTCGTGACCTGACGATCCACATTAGGAGAgaccacacaggtgagaagctgTACGTATGTGAGACCTGTGGGGAAGGTTGCCTTGATGCATCTAATTTGGCAGATCACATGAGGACGCACACAGGGAAGTAG
- the LOC125890921 gene encoding zinc finger protein with KRAB and SCAN domains 8-like: MSSAEHLRRFVNERLTAAAEEIFGVFKKTIVAYEEEIDRQRRLLDIVWNPEIKLLRIEPPQHQVGMKEDVLADQQDPEPPQIKEELEELCTSQEGEQLELKQETDTLILTPTSEGNDHSEAQSLYFPLDKSLSAADTEPPASVCITWQNDESDSEDSDVSDPKNVHQLLFHNFLVAQSQHQNVSEHGESGSTSNVQPDPQKSHTHYLINTNLSGICCNTGKKFLKCDTCEKTFRYRSDLQRHLLIHTGEKPYSCNMCGKRFNQKARLSGHMRIHTGEKPYSCKTCGKYFRHNSQLTVHMRGHTGEKPFTCNTCGKDFRRSDELAAHIRRIH, translated from the exons ATGTCGTCAGCTGAGCATTTGAGGAGATTTGTCAACGAGCGACTAACTGCCGCTGCTGAAGAAATATTTGGAGTTTTTAAGAAGACTATCGTCGCATATGAGGAAGAAATCGACCGTCAGCGCAGACTGTTGGACATCGTGTGGAACCCTGAAATAAAGTTACTCAGAATAG AGCCCCCACAGCATCAGGTCGGTATGAAGGAGGATGTTCTCGCTGACCAgcaggacccagagcctccacagatTAAAGAGGAACTGGAGGAACTCTGCaccagtcaggagggagagcagcttgaaCTGAAGCAAGAGACTGACACCCTTATCTTGACACCTACATCAGAGGGAAATGACCACAGTGAAGCTCAGTCTCTGTATTTTCCTCTTGACAAAAGTCTGagtgcagcagacacagagcctCCAGCTAGCGTGTGTATCACTTGGCAAAATGATGAATCAGACTCTGAAGACTCGGATGTATCAGACCCAAAAAATGTACACCAGCTTCTCTTCCACAACTTCCTTGTAGCTCAAAGCCAACATCAAAATGTAAGCGAGCATGGAGAGTCAGGATCAACAAGTAACGTGCAGCCAGACCCCCAAAAAAGTCACACTCACTACTTAATCAACACTAACTTGTCAGGGATTTGCTGTAATACAGGTAAAAAGTTTCTCAAATGTGACACGTGTGAGAAAACTTTTAGGTATAGGTCAGATTTGCAGAGACACCTGCTgatacacacaggtgagaagccatatTCTTGCAACATGTGTGGAAAAAGATTCAATCAGAAAGCAAGACTGAGCGGCCATATGAggatccacacaggtgagaagccatatTCTTGCAAAACCTGTGGGAAATATTTCCGACATAACAGTCAGTTGACAGTCCACATGAGAGGCCACACGGGAGAGAAGCCGTTTACTTGCAACACCTGCGGGAAAGATTTCAGACGTAGTGATGAATTGGCAGCCCACATAAGAAGAATCCACTAA
- the LOC125890917 gene encoding zinc finger protein 239-like, translating to MSSVEYLREFVNERLAVAAEEIFGVFKRTIVEYEEELDRQRRLLENVWKPGINLERTELPHQHVCQEEEVLADQERSSSLDQEDPEPPQIKEEPEELCTSQEGEQLELKEEADTFMIAPYEDSDNSEDQTPYLNSDETQSVVEEQPLSYVSVISSGGSEANSDHQLLSHNYHYVAGSQDQTGGKHGDAGSCSGDAELKQQSQQHKSNTYTYHVYNPAMSSMHRLNTHTGEKSFKCDTCERVFKSKFHLQRHQTIHTGEKPYSCKICGKDFRHNSTLKVHIRTHTGEKPYSCKVCGKRFSDNSPLKRHMRVHTDEKKTYTCKTCGKRFCQMSDLRAHARIHTGEKPFKCETCGRAFRLSGHLRIHIRAHNGEKPYVCKICGNRYFRVSHLLNHMAAHTGE from the exons ATGTCTTCCGTTGAGTATTTGAGGGAGTTTGTGAATGAGCGACTGGCTGTAGCTGCTGAGGAAATATTCGGAGTTTTTAAAAGGACTATCGTCGAGTACGAGGAGGAGCTCGACCGTCAGCGCAGGCTGCTGGAAAACGTCTGGAAACCTGGAATTAATTTAGAAAGGACAG AGCTCCCACACCAACATGtctgtcaggaggaggaggttctCGCTGACCAGGAGAGGAGCTCCAgtctggaccaggaggacccagagcctccacagatCAAAGAGGAGCCGGAGGAGCTCTGCACCAGTCAGGAGGGTGAGCAGCTTGAGCTGAAGGAGGAGGCTGATACCTTTATGATCGCTCCTTATGAGGACAGTGACAACAGTGAAGATCAGACTCCATACCTGAACAGTGATGAAACTCAAAGTGTGGTGGAAGAGCAGCCTCTGAGCTACGTGTCAGTCATAAGCTCTGGGGGATCAGAGGCAAACAGTGACCACCAGCTCCTCTCTCACAATTATCACTATGTAGCTGGGAGCCAGGATCAGACAGGAGGCAAGCACGGAGACGCAGGATCATGCTCAGGAGATGCAGAGCTGAAACAACAGAGTCAACAACACAAAAGCAATACTTACACTTACCATGTATACAACCCTGCTATGTCGTCAATGCATCGCTTGAATACTCACACAGGTGAAAAGTCATTCAAATGTGACACGTGTGAAAGAGTTTTTAAGTCTAAGTTCCATCTGCAGAGACACCAGACgatacacacaggtgagaagccatatTCGTGCAAGATCTGCGGGAAGGACTTCAGACACAACAGCACCTTGAAAGTCCACATAAGAACGCACACGGGCGAGAAACCATATTCTTGCAAGGTCTGCGGGAAAAGATTCAGTGACAATTCCCCGTTGAAAAGGCACATGAGAGTCCACACGGATGAGAAGAAGACGTATACGTGTAAAACGTGCGGGAAGAGATTCTGTCAGATGTCAGATTTGAGAGCCCACGCGAGAATCCACACGGGCGAGAAGCCGTTTAAATGTGAAACGTGTGGCAGAGCTTTCAGACTTAGTGGTCACTTAAGGATCCACATCAGAGCACACAATGGTGAGAAGCCGTACGTTTGCAAGATCTGTGGGAATAGATACTTCCGTGTGTCTCATTTGCTAAATCATATGGCAGCACATACAGGCGAGTAG
- the LOC125890920 gene encoding zinc finger protein 569-like, whose amino-acid sequence MASVEYLREFVNERLTAAAEEIFGVFKTTIVEYEEEINRQRRLLENVWKPKTKLNNTVPPEPTQQRACMVEEALADQQRCIQEKITSVDQEDPEPPQIKEEEEELCTSQEGEQLELKEETDAFMLTSSHEESDHSDDLTPYMSIDEEKPHSYTSVTSSMVSEPNISHHPLSHNLYMSESQYQTGSKHGDSGFSRDTEPESQRRHHTSGSHSDNTDNPNLFGIQHYNNTQTGKRSYICDTCGKDFKFQSVLQRHVSVHTGEKPYSCKMCGKAYRQSGELTVHMRTHTGERPYMCKACGKDFGRNSSLWAHMRRTHIGEMPYLCKICGKRFFGVFELERHLRLHTDK is encoded by the exons ATGGCTTCAGTTGAGTATTTGAGAGAGTTTGTCAACGAGagactaactgctgctgctgaagaaatattCGGAGTTTTTAAAACAACTATCGTCGAGTACGAGGAGGAGATCAATCGTCAGCGCAGACTGCTGGAAAACGTCTGGAAACCTAAAACGAAGTTAAACAATACAG TCCCTCCAGAGCCCACACAGCAACGTGCCTGTATGGTGGAGGAGGCTCTCGCTGACCAGCAGCGTTGTATTCAGGAAAAGATCACCAGTGTGGACCaagaggacccagagcctccacagattaaagaggaagaggaggagctctgtaccagtcaggagggagagcagcttgagCTGAAGGAGGAGACTGATGCCTTCATGTTGACTTCTTCTCATGAGGAAAGTGACCACAGTGATGATCTGACTCCATACATGAGTATCGATGAAGAAAAGCCTCATAGCTACACGTCAGTTACAAGCTCTATGGTGTCAGAACCAAACATTTCCCACCATCCCCTCTCTCATAACCTCTATATGTCTGAGAGCCAGTATCAGACAGGAAGCAAGCATGGAGACTCGGGATTTAGTAGAGATACAGAGCCAGAATCACAGAGGAGACATCACACTAGCGGAAGTCACAGTGACAATACAGACAACCCGAATTTGTTTGGTATCCAACACTACAATAATACGCAGACAGGTAAACGCTCCTACATATGTGACACATGTGGGAAAGACTTTAAGTTCCAGTCAGTGTTGCAGAGACACGTGAGcgtccacacaggtgagaagccgtattcTTGCAAAATGTGCGGCAAAGCTTACAGGCAGAGCGGCGAGCTGACAGTCCACATGAGAACCCACACGGGCGAGAGGCCATATATGTGCAAAGCATGTGGGAAAGATTTCGGACGCAACAGCAGCTTGTGGGCCCACATGAGAAGAACCCACATCGGTGAGATGCCGTACCTTTGCAAGATCTGCGGGAAACGATTCTTTGGAGTGTTTGAATTAGAGAGGCATTTGAGATTGCATACAGACAAGTAG
- the LOC125890916 gene encoding zinc finger protein 37 homolog, which translates to MSSVEYLREFVKERLAAAAEEIFGVFKTTIVEYEEEIDRLRRLLDIVWKPELTLHSTEHSQQHVYKEEEVLTDQERSSSLDQEDPEPPQIKEEEEELCISQEGEQLELKEEADTFMLTPTHEESDHSEDQTLDFNPGVTLSTLEKEYVVNLPVISFVVSGAHGDHQLLSHSSHVAESQDQTRGKHGDSGSSRDAEPKPPKRDHKSSIHSNITGNPDFSEIPCNTHTDKQSFKCDICEKYFKFKSLLQRHMKTHTGEKPYSCNICGKGFSRTSTLNIHTRIHTFEKPYSCNTCGKQFSQKSALNTHIKGHTGEKPYLCNTCGKGFSQTSALNIHIRGHTGEKPFLCVTCGKAFRRNDELKLHMRIHTGEKPFTCNTCGSAFRVSRDLLVHIRRAHTGEKPHLCKICGKTYFDVSQLTRHIRSHTGM; encoded by the exons ATGTCTTCAGTTGAGTATTTGAGAGAGTTTGTCAAAGAGAGactagctgctgctgctgaagaaatattCGGAGTTTTTAAAACAACTATCGTCGAGTACGAGGAAGAGATTGATCGTTTGCGCAGACTTTTGGATATCGTTTGGAAACCTGAGCTAACATTGCACAGCACGG AGCACTCACAGCAACATGTCtataaggaggaggaggttctCACTGACCAGGAGAGGAGCTCCAGTCTGGACCaagaggacccagagcctccacagattaaagaggaagaggaggaactctgcatcagtcaggagggagagcagcttgaaCTGAAGGAGGAGGCTGATACCTTTATGTTGACTCCTACTCATGAGGAAAGTGACCACAGTGAAGATCAGACTCTGGACTTCAATCCTGGTGTCACTTTGAGTACATTAGAGAAAGAGTATGTAGTCAACCTGCCAGTTATAAGCTTTGTGGTATCAGGAGCACACGGTGACCACCAGCTCCTCTCTCACAGCTCTCATGTGGCTGAGAGCCAAGATCAGACAAGAGGCAAGCACGGAGACTCAGGATCAAGTCGAGATGCGGAGCCAAAACCACCCAAGAGAGATCACAAAAGCAGCATTCACAGTAACATTACAGGCAACCCTGACTTCTCAGAGATTCCCTGTAATACTCACACAGATAAACAGTCTTTCAAATGTGACATATGTGAAAAATATTTCAAGTTTAAGTCACTGTTGCAGAGACACATGAAAACCCACACAGGCGAGAAGCCGTATTCTTGCAACATATGTGGGAAAGGATTCAGTCGCACCTCAACACTGAACATTCACACAAGAATCCACACATTTGAGAAGCCATATTCTTGCAACACCTGTGGGAAACAATTCAGTCAAAAATCAGCGTTGAACACTCATATAAAAggccacacaggtgagaagccgtatttATGCAACACCTGTGGGAAAGGGTTCAGTCAGACGTCAGCACTGAACATTCACATAAGAggccacacaggtgagaagccatttTTGTGCGTGACATGTGGGAAAGCTTTCAGACGTAACGACGAATTGAAACTccacatgagaatccacacGGGTGAGAAGCCGTTTACTTGCAACACATGTGGGAGCGCTTTCAGAGTTAGTCGTGACTTGTTGGTCCACATTAGAAGAGCCCACACTGGGGAGAAGCCGCATCTTTGCAAGATCTGCGGGAAAACGTACTTTGATGTGTCTCAGTTGACGAGGCATATAAGATCACACACAGGCATGTAA
- the LOC125890915 gene encoding zinc finger and SCAN domain-containing protein 2-like, with translation MKLPNIEPPQQHVCKEEEFLTDQQLCIQERSSSLDQEDPEPPQIKEEEEELCTSQEGEQLELKEEADTFMLTPTHEESDHSEDQTLDFNSDDTFSEAEKESVANMPVISSVVSEAHGGNQEGEQLALKQETDTFMLTPTHEESDHSEDQTLSLNLDKSQCPSELPACMGISCLNDKSGSENCEASKPKSDHQLLSQNSCVAKRGDQKGGEHGDSGLTQNSEPEPKKRHHKSRSHRDKVNNFHTGEKSFKCYTCEKAFNCKSHFQRHLITHTGEKPYSCDTCGKRFFWTSELNTHITIHTDEKPYVCKLCGKAFRQNRFLKSHMRTHTGEKPYLCNTCGKRFRYMSGLNTHVKLHTGEKPYTCQTCGQDFRLSGDLKVHMRTHTGEKPYLCKTCGKRFAYTSALKTHARIHTGEKPYLCNTCGKDFRRSNELTAHIRRKHIFTRTR, from the exons ATGAAATTACCCAATATAG AGCCTCCACAGCAACATGTCTGTAAGGAGGAAGAGTTTCtcacagaccagcagctctgtatTCAGGAGAGGAGCTCCAGTCTGGACCaagaggacccagagcctccacagattaaagaggaagaggaggaactctgcaccagtcaggagggagagcagcttgagCTGAAGGAGGAGGCTGATACCTTTATGTTGACTCCTACTCATGAGGAAAGTGACCACAGTGAAGATCAGACTCTGGACTTCAACTCTGATGATACTTTTAGTGAAGCAGAGAAAGAGTCTGTAGCCAACATGCCAGTTATAAGCTCGGTGGTATCAGAAGCACACGGTGGCAaccaggagggagagcagcttgcACTGAAGCAGGAGACGGATACCTTTATGTTGACTCCTACTCATGAAGAAAGTGACCACAGCGAAGATCAGACTTTGAGCTTGAATCTGGACAAAAGTCAGTGTCCATCAGAGCTTCCAGCTTGCATGGGTATCAGTTGCCTAAATGACAAATCTGGCAGTGAAAATTGTGAAGCATCAAAACCAAAAAGTGACCACCAGCTCCTCTCTCAAAACTCTTGTGTAGCTAAGAGAGGAGATCAGAAAGGAGGCGAGCATGGGGACTCAGGATTGACTCAAAATTCAGAGCCAGAACCCAAAAAAAGACATCACAAAAGCAGAAGTCACAGAGACAAGGTAAACAATTTCCACACAGGTGAAAAGTCTTTCAAATGTTACACATGTGAGAAAGCTTTTAACTGTAAGTCACATTTCCAGAGACACCTGataacacacacaggtgagaagccatatTCTTGTGACACCTGTGGGAAAAGATTCTTTTGGACATCAGAGTTAAACACTCATATAACAATCCACACAGATGAGAAGCCATATGTGTGCAAATTATGCGGGAAAGCTTTCAGACAGAATCGCTTCTTGAAAAGCCACATGAGAACACACACGGGCGAGAAGCCGTACCTTTGCAACACCTGCGGTAAAAGATTCCGTTACATGTCGGGACTGAACACTCACGTCAaactacacacaggtgagaaaccaTATACTTGTCAAACATGCGGGCAAGATTTCAGACTTAGCGGTGACTTAAAAGTCCACATGAGgacccacacaggtgagaagccgtaccTTTGCAAGACCTGCGGGAAAAGATTTGCTTACACATCAGCGCTGAAAACTCATGcaagaatccacacaggtgagaaaccaTATTTGTGCAACACATGCGGGAAAGATTTCAGACGTAGCAACGAGTTGACGGCCCACATTAGAaggaaacacatttttacacgcacaaggtga